One genomic segment of Alicycliphilus denitrificans K601 includes these proteins:
- a CDS encoding ATP-binding protein gives MTDRFDQLIARAEQLISRIEAVLPRPLSAPDWSAAIAWRYRRRSGGHGVLEPVRHVAGMRLSDLKEIDAQKEKIQRNTQQFVDGRPANNVLLTGARGTGKSSLIKACLNSYAPQGLRLIEVDKADLTDLPDIVEVVSGRPEKFIIYCDDLSFEEGEGGYKALKSILDGSVAASTPNVLVYATSNRRHLLPEQMKDNLSYTTAPDGEIHPGEVVEEKISLSERFGLWVSFYPFSQDEYLAIVAQWLSALGVGSQDIEAARPQALVWALERGSRSGRVAYQFARDFAGRQGA, from the coding sequence ATGACAGATAGATTCGACCAGCTGATCGCACGCGCCGAGCAGCTCATCTCCCGCATCGAGGCCGTGCTGCCGCGGCCGCTGTCGGCGCCCGACTGGTCCGCCGCCATCGCCTGGCGCTACCGCCGCCGCAGCGGCGGCCACGGCGTGCTCGAACCCGTGCGTCACGTGGCCGGCATGCGCCTGTCCGACCTCAAGGAGATCGACGCGCAGAAGGAGAAGATCCAGCGCAACACGCAGCAGTTCGTGGATGGCAGGCCCGCCAACAACGTGCTGCTGACGGGTGCGCGCGGCACGGGCAAGTCCTCGCTCATCAAGGCATGCCTGAACAGCTACGCGCCGCAGGGCCTGCGTCTGATCGAGGTGGACAAGGCCGACCTGACCGACCTGCCCGACATCGTGGAAGTGGTCTCGGGCCGGCCCGAGAAATTCATCATCTACTGCGACGACCTGAGCTTCGAGGAGGGCGAAGGCGGCTACAAGGCGCTCAAGTCCATCCTCGACGGCTCGGTAGCGGCAAGCACGCCCAACGTGCTGGTTTATGCGACGAGCAACCGCCGCCACCTGCTGCCCGAGCAGATGAAGGACAACCTGAGCTACACCACCGCGCCCGACGGCGAGATCCACCCCGGCGAGGTGGTCGAGGAGAAGATCTCCCTGTCCGAGCGCTTCGGCCTGTGGGTGAGCTTCTACCCGTTCAGCCAGGACGAATACCTGGCCATCGTCGCGCAGTGGCTGTCGGCGTTGGGCGTGGGGTCGCAGGACATCGAGGCCGCGCGCCCCCAGGCGCTGGTCTGGGCGCTGGAGCGCGGCTCGCGCAGCGGCCGCGTGGCCTACCAGTTCGCGCGCGACTTCGCCGGGCGGCAGGGCGCATGA
- a CDS encoding NUDIX domain-containing protein: MTRKHTEVAVGILLRQDGALLLSTRPEGKPYAGYWEFPGGKIEAGETVEQALRRELIEELGVTIGPAEVWKVTEHDYPHALVRLHWCKVHEWSGEFEMREGQAMLWQQWPVQVRPVLPGAYPVLQWLAEERGETFDPSALD, from the coding sequence ATGACCCGCAAGCACACCGAGGTCGCCGTCGGCATCCTGCTCAGGCAGGACGGCGCCCTGCTGCTGTCCACGCGGCCCGAGGGCAAGCCCTACGCGGGCTACTGGGAGTTCCCGGGCGGCAAGATCGAGGCCGGCGAGACCGTGGAGCAGGCGCTGCGCCGCGAGCTCATCGAGGAACTGGGCGTGACCATCGGCCCCGCCGAGGTCTGGAAGGTGACCGAGCACGACTACCCCCACGCCCTGGTGCGCCTGCACTGGTGCAAGGTGCACGAGTGGAGCGGCGAGTTCGAGATGCGCGAGGGCCAGGCGATGCTCTGGCAGCAGTGGCCCGTACAGGTCAGGCCCGTGCTGCCGGGCGCCTATCCCGTGCTGCAGTGGCTGGCCGAGGAGCGCGGCGAGACGTTCGATCCGTCCGCGCTCGATTAA
- the zapD gene encoding cell division protein ZapD: MILYEYPFNERLRTYLRLEQLFQRLGELIARTHSLDHHYALVTMFEVMDVAARADLKADVLKDLEKHKHQLDAYRGNPSISETVLDGVITQLDQCFAALNAQSGKAGHALTENDWLMSIRSRVGIPGGTCGFDLPAYYAWQHHAPQARQHDLQDWAATLAPLAESVYLLLRLMRDSGLPQKVAAERGQFQQNLPQGRTFQLLRLRIDPALELIPEISGNRLIVSVRLMRQEEGGKLVPSNEDAAFELTLCA, from the coding sequence GTGATCCTTTACGAATACCCCTTCAACGAGCGCCTGAGAACCTATCTGCGGCTTGAGCAGCTGTTTCAACGCCTGGGCGAGCTCATCGCACGCACGCATTCGCTCGACCACCACTATGCGCTGGTGACGATGTTCGAGGTCATGGACGTGGCGGCGCGCGCGGACCTCAAGGCCGATGTGCTCAAGGACCTGGAGAAGCACAAGCACCAGCTCGACGCCTACCGCGGCAACCCGTCGATCTCCGAGACGGTGCTAGACGGCGTGATCACCCAGCTCGACCAGTGCTTTGCCGCGCTCAACGCGCAAAGCGGCAAGGCCGGGCATGCGCTGACCGAGAACGACTGGCTCATGAGCATACGCAGCCGCGTGGGCATTCCCGGCGGCACCTGCGGCTTCGACCTGCCCGCCTACTACGCCTGGCAGCACCATGCGCCGCAGGCGCGCCAGCACGACCTGCAGGATTGGGCTGCCACCCTGGCCCCGCTGGCGGAATCGGTCTATCTGCTGCTGCGGCTGATGCGCGACTCCGGCCTGCCGCAGAAGGTGGCTGCCGAGCGCGGCCAGTTCCAGCAGAACCTGCCGCAGGGCCGCACCTTCCAGTTGCTGCGCCTGCGCATCGACCCTGCGCTGGAACTCATACCCGAGATCAGCGGCAACCGCCTCATCGTCTCGGTGCGGCTCATGCGCCAGGAGGAAGGCGGCAAGCTGGTGCCAAGCAACGAGGACGCGGCCTTCGAGCTGACGCTATGCGCCTGA
- a CDS encoding DNA gyrase inhibitor YacG gives MNSPANPRTVPCPTCGGPSLYGPANPFRPFCSERCKQIDLGAWANEDFRVPAESPPEDAEYGDPKRLP, from the coding sequence ATGAACAGCCCGGCCAATCCGCGCACCGTGCCCTGCCCCACCTGCGGCGGGCCCAGCCTCTACGGCCCGGCCAACCCGTTCCGGCCGTTCTGCAGCGAGCGCTGCAAGCAGATCGACCTGGGCGCCTGGGCGAACGAGGATTTCCGCGTGCCTGCCGAATCGCCACCCGAGGATGCGGAGTACGGCGATCCCAAGCGCCTTCCGTGA